One Syntrophaceae bacterium DNA window includes the following coding sequences:
- a CDS encoding acyl-CoA dehydrogenase → MDILNYTDEHKMFRDTLRKFVANELIPHVEEWEEAGIVPKSAWQKMGQQGFLGTSVPVEYGGPGADFLYSVIVNEEMARANFWGLTAALHSDIIVPYILSYGSEEHKQKYLPGCVSGDCITAVAMTEPNAGSDLAAMKMTAAESGDSFILNGQKTFISNGINCDLCVVAAKDPAESNPHKAVDLFLVETGTPGFEKGRQLKKAGWHSQDTSELYFTDCRIPKSNRLGDKGTGFLKLMQKLQQERLVLSIGAVAAAEFMLEFTIKYCQERPVFGKPISKFQHSQFEIVEMATEIKIGRTFVDKLVADHMEGKQIIIETSMAKYWISDMANRVADRCLQLHGGYGYCDEYPISRAWRDLRVTRIFAGTNEIMKTIIARFMGL, encoded by the coding sequence ATGGATATTCTCAATTACACGGATGAACACAAGATGTTCCGCGATACCCTGCGCAAGTTTGTCGCGAACGAGCTGATCCCCCACGTCGAAGAGTGGGAGGAGGCCGGCATCGTTCCCAAGAGCGCATGGCAGAAGATGGGACAGCAGGGATTTCTGGGGACATCGGTTCCCGTGGAGTACGGCGGACCGGGGGCGGATTTTCTGTACTCGGTGATCGTCAACGAGGAAATGGCCCGGGCGAATTTCTGGGGTCTCACCGCCGCGCTGCACAGCGACATCATCGTTCCCTATATTCTTTCCTATGGTTCCGAGGAGCACAAGCAGAAGTACCTCCCCGGCTGCGTCAGCGGCGACTGCATCACGGCGGTTGCCATGACGGAGCCCAATGCGGGGAGCGACCTGGCGGCCATGAAGATGACCGCCGCGGAGAGCGGGGATTCCTTCATCCTCAACGGTCAGAAAACCTTCATCTCGAACGGGATCAACTGCGATCTGTGTGTCGTGGCCGCAAAGGACCCGGCGGAAAGCAATCCCCACAAGGCCGTGGATCTTTTCCTCGTCGAGACCGGTACGCCCGGGTTCGAGAAGGGCCGGCAGCTCAAGAAGGCCGGCTGGCACAGCCAGGATACATCGGAGCTGTATTTTACGGACTGCCGGATCCCGAAGAGCAACCGCCTCGGGGACAAGGGCACGGGCTTCCTGAAGCTCATGCAGAAGCTCCAGCAGGAGCGCCTGGTCCTGTCGATCGGAGCCGTCGCTGCGGCCGAGTTCATGCTCGAGTTCACCATCAAGTACTGCCAGGAGCGGCCGGTTTTCGGTAAGCCGATTTCCAAGTTTCAACACAGCCAGTTCGAGATCGTGGAGATGGCCACGGAGATCAAGATCGGCCGGACCTTCGTCGACAAGCTGGTGGCGGACCACATGGAAGGGAAGCAGATCATCATCGAGACGTCCATGGCCAAGTACTGGATCAGCGACATGGCCAACCGCGTCGCCGACCGGTGCCTGCAGCTCCACGGCGGCTATGGTTACTGCGACGAGTATCCCATCTCCCGCGCCTGGCGGGATCTCCGGGTGACCCGGATTTTCGCCGGCACGAACGAGATCATGAAGACCATCATCGCCCGGTTCATGGGCCTGTAG
- a CDS encoding SDR family NAD(P)-dependent oxidoreductase has protein sequence MTMGASSIRFDGRVAIVTGAGGGLGRVYALELGKRGAKVVVNDFGGARDGSGTGAAAPADKVVEEIKALGGEAVANYDSVATAEGGANIVKTAVDAFGKVDILINNAGILRDKGLLKLEPENWQIVLDVHLTGAYNVTRPAFAAMKENGFGRIVMTTSAAGLYGNFGQTNYSSAKLGLVGFMNTLKLEGGKFNFKVNTIAPIAASRLTEDVLPPDMLDKLKPEYVSPIVLYLCSEECADTGHIYNCGAGFYNRAAIMTAPGVVLGGGTKIPTVEDVSVNWAKIADLKGAREYSNLNELVLGDVLAALEGKKEAPKSSGGFTAVKDVFAAMPGAFQAGAATTDVVFQYCIAGDGGGDWYAEIKGGALTVAAGTHASPGCTLKMAAADYIDLMNGKMNAMKAYTSGKLKIEGDLMKSQLLEKLFKF, from the coding sequence ATGACTATGGGAGCTAGCAGCATTCGTTTTGATGGTCGCGTGGCCATCGTAACCGGAGCAGGCGGCGGCCTGGGCCGTGTGTATGCCCTGGAACTGGGCAAACGTGGAGCGAAGGTTGTCGTCAACGACTTTGGAGGGGCCCGTGACGGTTCGGGAACCGGCGCCGCAGCTCCAGCGGACAAGGTCGTCGAGGAGATCAAGGCGCTGGGAGGAGAGGCGGTTGCCAACTACGACAGCGTGGCGACTGCGGAAGGCGGCGCGAACATCGTGAAAACGGCCGTCGACGCCTTCGGAAAGGTGGACATCCTGATCAACAACGCGGGCATTCTCCGCGACAAGGGACTCCTCAAGCTGGAGCCTGAGAACTGGCAGATCGTTCTCGATGTCCATCTGACGGGGGCCTACAACGTGACACGCCCGGCCTTCGCCGCCATGAAAGAAAACGGATTCGGGCGGATCGTCATGACGACCTCCGCGGCGGGACTGTACGGCAATTTCGGCCAGACGAACTACAGCTCGGCCAAACTGGGTCTCGTGGGCTTCATGAACACCCTGAAGCTGGAAGGCGGGAAGTTCAACTTCAAGGTGAACACCATCGCCCCGATCGCCGCCTCGCGGCTGACGGAAGACGTCCTGCCGCCGGACATGCTGGACAAGCTGAAACCGGAGTACGTGTCCCCCATCGTCCTTTATCTTTGCTCGGAGGAGTGCGCGGACACAGGCCACATCTACAATTGCGGCGCCGGCTTCTACAATCGCGCCGCCATCATGACGGCCCCCGGCGTTGTTCTCGGCGGCGGAACGAAGATCCCCACCGTTGAGGACGTGTCCGTCAACTGGGCGAAGATCGCCGATCTGAAGGGTGCCAGGGAATATAGCAACCTGAACGAACTCGTTCTCGGCGATGTCCTCGCGGCCCTGGAGGGGAAGAAGGAAGCCCCGAAGAGCAGCGGCGGATTCACCGCGGTGAAAGATGTCTTCGCCGCCATGCCCGGTGCCTTCCAGGCGGGTGCGGCCACGACGGACGTTGTCTTTCAGTACTGCATCGCCGGCGACGGCGGCGGCGACTGGTATGCGGAGATCAAGGGCGGCGCCCTGACCGTGGCGGCCGGCACCCATGCGAGCCCCGGCTGCACGTTGAAGATGGCGGCGGCCGATTACATTGACCTCATGAACGGAAAAATGAACGCCATGAAGGCCTATACGTCCGGGAAGCTCAAAATAGAAGGGGACCTGATGAAGTCGCAGCTCCTGGAGAAGCTGTTCAAATTCTGA
- a CDS encoding CoA transferase, whose amino-acid sequence MPGPLEGLKILDFTTLLPGPYATMTLADLGADVLSVVSGSRPDLTAFMPPFLPGTDLSVASAYLGRGKRSLTLNLKDQRAVRVVHRLLDRYDVIIEQFRPGVMAKFGLAYDQLAEKFPALIYCSLTGYGQTGPLKDRAGHDINYLSLSGLMGYGGRKEEGPVPLPMQVADVASGSNHSLIAILAAVIHRQKTGTGQYIDISMTDGAAAFNAMAAAACLAAGEELKREGFILNGGSLYDFYRTADGEYFGFGGIEPQFFSSFCKAIGRPDLIAGGIAPPDCAKVKEEVRAIFAGKTRREWEAIFAAADACMEPVLSLSEAFDSDLAKERGWVAEAALPDGRTVRQPACPIRFSATPAAYGRTGVKAGTHNRTVLLELGYGEEEIDGFEKTGLFS is encoded by the coding sequence ATGCCGGGACCGTTGGAAGGGTTGAAGATTCTGGATTTTACGACGCTGTTGCCGGGGCCCTACGCCACGATGACCCTCGCCGATCTGGGAGCGGACGTCCTTTCCGTGGTCTCCGGAAGCCGGCCGGACCTGACGGCCTTCATGCCGCCGTTCCTGCCGGGCACCGACCTGTCCGTCGCTTCGGCCTACCTGGGGCGCGGCAAGCGTTCCCTGACGCTGAATCTCAAGGATCAGCGGGCGGTCCGGGTCGTTCACCGACTGCTGGATCGTTACGACGTCATCATCGAGCAGTTCCGTCCCGGGGTCATGGCGAAATTCGGCCTGGCCTACGATCAGCTGGCGGAGAAGTTCCCTGCCCTGATCTACTGCTCCCTGACGGGTTACGGCCAGACGGGACCGCTGAAGGACAGGGCCGGCCACGACATCAACTACCTGTCCCTCTCGGGGCTCATGGGCTACGGAGGGCGAAAAGAGGAGGGCCCCGTTCCGCTTCCCATGCAGGTCGCCGACGTGGCGTCGGGCTCCAACCACTCCCTCATCGCCATCCTGGCCGCCGTCATCCATCGGCAGAAAACGGGGACGGGCCAGTATATCGACATCTCCATGACGGACGGAGCGGCCGCCTTCAATGCCATGGCCGCCGCGGCCTGCCTGGCGGCAGGGGAGGAGCTGAAAAGGGAAGGCTTCATCCTGAACGGCGGCTCCCTTTACGATTTCTACCGGACGGCAGACGGCGAGTATTTCGGCTTCGGGGGCATCGAGCCCCAGTTCTTCAGTTCCTTCTGCAAGGCCATCGGCCGGCCGGACCTGATTGCCGGCGGGATTGCGCCGCCGGACTGCGCGAAGGTGAAGGAAGAGGTCCGGGCGATTTTTGCGGGGAAGACGCGCCGGGAATGGGAGGCGATCTTTGCCGCGGCGGATGCCTGTATGGAGCCTGTCCTGTCGCTGTCGGAGGCGTTTGACAGCGATCTGGCGAAGGAGCGGGGATGGGTGGCCGAGGCTGCGCTGCCCGACGGCCGCACCGTCAGGCAGCCCGCCTGTCCGATCCGGTTTTCGGCGACGCCCGCCGCCTACGGCCGTACGGGAGTGAAAGCGGGAACACACAACAGGACGGTTCTCCTCGAACTGGGTTACGGCGAGGAGGAAATCGACGGATTCGAAAAGACGGGACTCTTCTCGTAA
- a CDS encoding TetR/AcrR family transcriptional regulator: MKGRILAVARRLFGQNGFHGTTTRMIAREVAIDISTLHYHWGEKGDLYEAVVLDICSDLGQKLIEVEKIIHGMPRNDRLAISIEMMTDYLFDHPECSNLILFRYFGMTREGDGLDFKIPEFTADVARSMGLAKDKRNLPPHVRMEVLALMNSIHNFVSGESLFRPMVNMSRENYIQLVKETLKFIHIPAFAQGSDYARE, from the coding sequence ATGAAAGGGAGGATTCTGGCGGTGGCCCGCCGGCTCTTCGGGCAGAACGGCTTCCACGGCACGACGACCCGCATGATCGCCCGGGAAGTCGCCATCGACATCTCCACGCTTCATTATCACTGGGGGGAGAAGGGCGATCTCTACGAGGCCGTCGTTCTCGACATCTGCAGCGATCTCGGCCAGAAACTGATCGAGGTCGAAAAGATCATCCACGGCATGCCGCGGAACGACCGCCTGGCCATCTCCATCGAGATGATGACGGACTACCTCTTTGACCATCCCGAATGTTCCAATCTGATTCTGTTCCGCTATTTCGGCATGACGCGGGAAGGCGACGGGCTCGACTTCAAGATTCCAGAGTTCACGGCGGATGTCGCCCGATCCATGGGGTTGGCGAAAGACAAGAGAAACCTTCCTCCTCATGTGAGGATGGAAGTTCTGGCCCTGATGAATTCGATCCACAATTTCGTGTCGGGCGAGAGCCTTTTCCGTCCCATGGTGAACATGAGCCGGGAGAACTACATCCAGCTGGTCAAGGAGACGCTGAAGTTCATCCATATTCCGGCGTTTGCCCAGGGGTCGGATTACGCGCGGGAATGA
- a CDS encoding MaoC family dehydratase, whose protein sequence is MADKSKLGLEFPPYVYEVEKGKIAEFAIAISQKENKSQIKQIYADSAAAKAAGYKDVIPSPTFQTCFALWGGEGLMPMIQALSINLGRLLHGEEEYEYLAPIYPGDVVTGVTKVVDMYDKEKKGKPGKFMEFTVLETEIKNQRGEIVIRNRTTLVER, encoded by the coding sequence ATGGCAGACAAATCTAAATTGGGACTGGAGTTTCCACCCTACGTCTACGAAGTGGAAAAGGGGAAGATCGCCGAGTTCGCCATCGCCATCTCGCAAAAGGAGAACAAAAGCCAGATCAAGCAGATCTATGCCGACAGCGCGGCGGCGAAAGCGGCGGGCTACAAGGACGTTATTCCTTCCCCTACGTTCCAGACGTGCTTCGCCCTGTGGGGCGGGGAGGGACTGATGCCCATGATTCAGGCGCTCAGCATCAACCTGGGCCGGCTGCTTCACGGCGAGGAGGAATATGAATACCTGGCGCCGATTTATCCGGGTGACGTCGTGACCGGGGTGACCAAGGTGGTCGACATGTACGACAAGGAGAAAAAGGGCAAGCCCGGGAAATTCATGGAATTCACGGTTCTGGAGACGGAAATCAAAAATCAGCGGGGCGAGATCGTGATCCGGAATCGGACGACCCTGGTTGAGAGATAG
- a CDS encoding acetyl-CoA acetyltransferase gives MASGIRDKVAIIGMGCTRFGERWDMGAEGLMVEAFQEAIADAGIEKKEIQAAWFGVCMDEVNVGKGSPSMSVALRLPNIPVSRMENYCATGTEAFRGAVYGVASGAYDICLALGVEKLKDTGYGGLPAWGATAGSLVWQWFPNATAPGLFAQLASAYVAKNRIKNDDIKRAIAHVSMKSHANGALNPKAHLRKAVTMEQIMGAPIIAWPLGLFDCCGVSDGSACAIVTTPEIAKKLGKKDLITVKAVQLSVSNGYEGGFNEWAGDHFVTASKCSTAAYKEAGITNPKEELSMIELHDCFSITELVSYEDLHISEPGQAWKDALDGMYDRDGKVPAQIDGGLKCFGHPIGASGLRMIYEMYLQLQGKAGERQLKDPRYGLTHNLGGFPHQNVCAISIIGKLGK, from the coding sequence ATGGCTTCGGGAATTAGAGACAAAGTCGCGATCATCGGCATGGGTTGCACCCGGTTCGGAGAGCGATGGGATATGGGAGCGGAGGGCCTGATGGTCGAGGCCTTTCAGGAAGCGATCGCCGATGCGGGGATCGAAAAGAAGGAAATCCAGGCCGCCTGGTTCGGGGTCTGCATGGATGAGGTCAACGTCGGCAAGGGCTCGCCGTCCATGAGCGTCGCCCTCCGCCTGCCCAACATCCCCGTTTCGAGGATGGAGAACTATTGCGCCACGGGGACCGAGGCATTCCGCGGGGCGGTATACGGCGTCGCCTCGGGCGCCTACGACATCTGTCTGGCGCTGGGCGTCGAGAAGCTGAAGGATACGGGGTACGGCGGTCTCCCCGCGTGGGGGGCTACGGCGGGCAGCCTGGTCTGGCAGTGGTTTCCCAATGCGACGGCGCCGGGCCTGTTCGCCCAGCTCGCGTCGGCCTATGTGGCCAAGAACCGGATCAAGAACGACGACATCAAGCGGGCCATCGCCCACGTTTCGATGAAGAGCCACGCCAACGGTGCCCTGAATCCCAAGGCCCACCTGCGGAAGGCCGTCACGATGGAACAGATCATGGGCGCCCCGATCATTGCCTGGCCCCTGGGCCTGTTTGACTGCTGCGGCGTCTCCGACGGATCGGCCTGTGCGATCGTGACGACCCCGGAAATCGCCAAGAAGCTCGGGAAAAAAGACCTCATCACCGTCAAGGCGGTCCAGTTGTCCGTCAGCAACGGCTATGAAGGCGGCTTCAACGAGTGGGCCGGTGATCATTTCGTTACGGCGAGCAAGTGCAGCACCGCCGCATACAAAGAGGCCGGCATCACCAATCCGAAGGAAGAGCTCAGCATGATTGAGCTCCACGACTGCTTTTCCATCACGGAGCTGGTCAGCTACGAAGATCTCCACATCTCCGAGCCGGGCCAGGCCTGGAAGGACGCCCTGGACGGCATGTACGACCGGGACGGCAAGGTGCCGGCGCAGATCGACGGTGGCCTCAAGTGTTTCGGCCATCCCATCGGGGCCTCGGGGCTCCGGATGATCTACGAGATGTACCTGCAGCTGCAGGGCAAGGCGGGGGAACGCCAGTTGAAGGATCCCCGTTACGGCTTGACGCACAACCTGGGCGGGTTCCCCCACCAGAACGTGTGCGCCATCTCCATTATCGGCAAACTCGGTAAATAG
- a CDS encoding SDR family NAD(P)-dependent oxidoreductase → MIGITSFGAYIPRLRLDRMAIYQAMGWFAPALISVAQGERSMCNYDEDSLTMAVAAAQDCLIGKDKKKIDAGYLCSTTLPFSDRQNAGILVTALNLRSDINTADFTSSQRAGTTGLLTALDVAKAGNRKTILVAASDKRHTRTAGFYEMWFGDGAAALMVGSDDVVAEFKGSYSVTYDFVDHFRGSWSEFDYTWEERWLREEGYSKFIPEAVGGLMKKLKITMDDVQKLVFPCIFKAEHRSIAKKLGATGDKLVDTMHEVCGETGTAHALLMFVSALETAKPGDGILVAGFGQGCDAMYFKVTENITKLAARAGVKGSLAKKKTTDNYMKFLKFRELIDPETGIRAEAPVQTAMTALWRNRKMILGMVGGKCTACGTPQFPPADICVNPACGHVGPMEDYEFAGVPARIKSFTGDLLAVSVDPPAIYGLVQFEGGGRFVADFTDCELNDLKVGMPVTLSFRRRVADKARGFSQYFWKPVPETDWIPEVDFQGRVAIVTGAGAGLGRAYALELGRRGAKVVVNDFGGARDGSGAGAAGPADLVVNEIKALGGEAVANYDNVATPQGGEGIVKTALDAFGKVDILINNAGILRDKGILKMEPEHWAAVLAVHLNGAYNVTRPAFKAMRENGYGRIVMTTSAAGLYGNFGQTNYSSAKLGLVGFMNTLKAEGGKYNILVNTVAPIAASRLTEDVMPPEMFKKMSPDYVAGLTIYLCSEDCKENGSVFNVGAGYYSRAAIMTGPGITLGDGGKVPTPEDIRDNWEKINSMAGAKYYGELNAAIMTFLMPPAPAGSEAPKSDGAMDVKSIFDKMPSAFNAAAAAGKDVVFQFNISGPSGGDWYVVVKDGACKVSTGKVDGATTTIGMADADFVDLITGKLDGMKAFSAGKLKVSGDMMKSQLIGKLFKF, encoded by the coding sequence ATGATCGGTATCACATCATTTGGAGCCTATATCCCTCGCCTGAGATTGGACCGGATGGCGATCTACCAGGCCATGGGCTGGTTCGCCCCGGCGCTCATCAGCGTCGCCCAGGGCGAGCGCTCCATGTGCAACTATGACGAAGACAGCCTTACCATGGCGGTCGCGGCGGCCCAGGACTGCCTGATCGGCAAGGACAAGAAGAAGATCGACGCAGGTTATCTCTGCTCGACGACTCTCCCCTTCAGTGACCGACAGAACGCGGGAATCCTGGTGACGGCGCTGAACCTGCGGAGCGACATCAACACGGCGGACTTCACGTCCTCTCAGCGGGCAGGGACCACGGGCCTGCTCACGGCCCTCGACGTTGCGAAAGCGGGCAACCGCAAGACCATTCTGGTCGCCGCTTCGGACAAGCGCCACACCAGGACGGCCGGCTTCTATGAAATGTGGTTCGGAGACGGCGCGGCGGCCCTGATGGTCGGCAGCGATGACGTCGTGGCGGAATTCAAGGGCTCCTACAGCGTGACTTACGACTTCGTGGACCATTTTCGCGGTTCCTGGTCCGAGTTCGACTACACCTGGGAAGAGCGCTGGCTCCGTGAGGAAGGCTACTCCAAGTTCATCCCCGAGGCGGTCGGCGGTCTCATGAAGAAGCTGAAGATCACCATGGACGACGTCCAGAAACTCGTCTTCCCGTGCATCTTCAAGGCCGAGCACCGGTCCATCGCCAAGAAGCTCGGCGCCACCGGCGACAAACTCGTAGACACGATGCACGAAGTCTGCGGGGAAACCGGCACGGCCCACGCCCTTCTGATGTTCGTATCGGCCCTCGAGACGGCCAAGCCGGGCGACGGAATCCTGGTGGCCGGCTTCGGCCAGGGATGCGACGCCATGTACTTCAAGGTGACGGAGAACATCACGAAGCTCGCCGCGCGGGCGGGCGTGAAGGGTTCGCTGGCCAAGAAGAAAACAACGGACAACTACATGAAGTTCCTCAAGTTCCGCGAGCTGATCGATCCGGAGACGGGCATCCGGGCGGAGGCACCGGTCCAGACGGCCATGACGGCCCTCTGGCGGAACCGCAAGATGATCCTCGGCATGGTCGGCGGCAAGTGCACGGCCTGCGGGACGCCCCAGTTCCCGCCGGCGGACATCTGCGTGAACCCCGCCTGCGGCCACGTGGGGCCCATGGAAGACTACGAATTCGCCGGCGTTCCGGCGCGAATCAAGAGCTTCACCGGCGACCTTCTGGCGGTGTCGGTCGATCCGCCCGCGATCTACGGCCTGGTGCAGTTTGAGGGCGGCGGCCGCTTCGTGGCCGACTTCACCGACTGCGAGCTGAACGACCTCAAGGTCGGCATGCCCGTGACGCTGTCCTTCCGCCGAAGGGTTGCCGACAAGGCGCGCGGATTCTCCCAGTATTTCTGGAAGCCAGTACCGGAGACCGACTGGATTCCCGAGGTCGACTTCCAGGGCAGGGTGGCCATCGTGACGGGCGCCGGCGCCGGTTTGGGAAGAGCCTATGCATTGGAACTGGGTCGCCGCGGTGCGAAGGTCGTGGTGAACGACTTCGGCGGTGCTCGGGACGGATCGGGAGCGGGTGCAGCCGGGCCTGCCGACCTGGTCGTCAATGAAATCAAGGCATTGGGAGGCGAGGCCGTCGCCAATTACGACAACGTGGCCACGCCCCAGGGCGGCGAGGGAATCGTGAAGACGGCCCTCGATGCTTTCGGCAAGGTCGACATCCTCATCAACAACGCGGGCATCCTCCGCGACAAGGGCATTCTCAAGATGGAGCCGGAGCACTGGGCGGCCGTCCTGGCGGTCCACCTGAACGGCGCCTACAACGTGACGCGCCCGGCCTTCAAGGCCATGCGGGAAAACGGGTACGGCCGGATCGTCATGACGACGTCCGCAGCGGGCCTGTACGGCAACTTCGGCCAGACCAACTATTCCTCGGCCAAGCTGGGGCTGGTGGGCTTCATGAACACGCTCAAGGCGGAGGGCGGGAAGTACAACATACTCGTCAACACGGTCGCGCCGATCGCGGCGTCCCGGCTGACGGAAGACGTCATGCCGCCTGAGATGTTCAAGAAGATGAGCCCCGATTACGTCGCCGGCCTCACCATTTATCTCTGCTCCGAGGACTGCAAGGAAAACGGAAGCGTTTTCAACGTGGGCGCCGGGTACTACAGCCGCGCGGCCATCATGACCGGCCCCGGGATCACGCTGGGCGACGGCGGGAAAGTGCCGACGCCGGAGGACATCCGCGACAACTGGGAAAAGATCAACAGCATGGCCGGCGCGAAATACTACGGAGAGCTGAACGCGGCCATCATGACGTTCCTCATGCCGCCGGCACCGGCGGGCAGCGAGGCGCCCAAGAGCGATGGAGCAATGGACGTCAAGTCGATCTTCGACAAGATGCCGTCTGCCTTCAACGCAGCCGCGGCCGCCGGCAAGGACGTGGTCTTCCAGTTCAACATCTCCGGCCCGTCGGGCGGCGACTGGTATGTCGTCGTGAAGGACGGTGCCTGCAAGGTATCGACGGGAAAGGTCGACGGCGCCACCACCACCATTGGCATGGCCGACGCGGACTTTGTCGATCTCATCACCGGCAAACTGGACGGCATGAAGGCCTTCTCCGCCGGCAAACTGAAGGTGAGCGGCGACATGATGAAATCCCAGCTCATCGGCAAGCTGTTCAAATTCTAA
- a CDS encoding acyl-CoA dehydrogenase, with protein sequence MASLILDRRDQIFVLQELLKTEDLCGMSKWSDFSQDTFEMVLKEAERMAVDVIFPTLASGDREGCRLEEGQVYVPPSFRRCYDVYRDGGWINMGVSQEAGGQGFPYAITLAAKEWFIHNFSFFIYPEPAQAAAHLIEVFGTDAQKNKYMEKMYAGIWGGTMALTEPSAGSDVGALKCKAIRKPDGTFRLQGTKQFITGGDHDLTENIIHPVLARIEGDPAGTSGISIFLVPKYVVNDDGTLGRRNDFSIGGIEHKMGLHGSSTCVMNFGDNGDCYAELLGKEREGIKVMFQMMNEARIGVGLQSLAAASMSYLHALQYSKERLQGSSLLNMKNPEAPRVPIIQHADVRRMLLWMKAHVDGMRALLYYTAYCLDREEGMESEADREKYRGIMEVLTPLCKAYCSDIAFRVTELAIQTYGGYGYCAEYPVEQIMRDIKIASIYEGTNGIQALDLVGRKLGQKKGLYFMSLLGEMNATVAKYQANETLKPLAADVQQAVNTLAEMAMYFAGSVKSGKFMVPISNAYPFMMMMGKIVMAWLLLWEAGVAEEKLESICAAKKVDGKDKAKLAALAGSDSEAAFYIGKVEEAKYFINHVLPEVDAAVKAIKSEDLSMIEIPEESFAG encoded by the coding sequence ATGGCGAGTTTGATTTTGGATCGACGGGATCAGATATTTGTCCTGCAGGAATTGCTCAAGACGGAAGACCTGTGCGGGATGTCGAAGTGGTCGGACTTTTCGCAGGACACGTTCGAGATGGTGCTGAAGGAAGCGGAGCGCATGGCGGTGGACGTCATCTTCCCGACCCTGGCGTCGGGAGACCGGGAAGGCTGCCGGCTGGAAGAAGGCCAGGTCTATGTGCCGCCGTCCTTCCGCCGCTGCTACGATGTATACCGGGACGGCGGCTGGATCAACATGGGCGTGTCGCAGGAAGCGGGCGGCCAGGGATTTCCTTATGCGATCACCCTGGCGGCCAAGGAGTGGTTCATCCATAACTTTTCATTTTTCATCTATCCGGAGCCGGCACAGGCGGCCGCCCACCTCATTGAAGTCTTCGGCACGGACGCCCAGAAGAATAAGTATATGGAAAAGATGTACGCCGGAATCTGGGGCGGCACGATGGCGCTGACGGAGCCTTCCGCCGGGTCCGACGTGGGCGCCCTGAAATGCAAGGCGATCCGGAAGCCCGACGGCACGTTCCGCCTCCAGGGAACGAAACAGTTCATCACCGGTGGCGATCATGACCTGACGGAAAACATCATCCATCCCGTCCTGGCCCGGATTGAAGGCGATCCGGCGGGAACGTCCGGCATCTCCATTTTCCTGGTTCCCAAGTACGTCGTCAACGACGACGGGACGCTGGGCCGTCGCAACGATTTTTCGATCGGCGGAATCGAGCATAAAATGGGACTCCACGGAAGCTCCACCTGCGTCATGAATTTCGGCGACAACGGCGACTGCTACGCGGAGCTCCTGGGCAAAGAGCGCGAAGGAATCAAGGTGATGTTCCAGATGATGAACGAGGCCCGCATCGGCGTGGGGCTCCAGTCGCTGGCCGCCGCATCCATGTCCTACCTTCACGCCCTCCAGTATTCAAAAGAACGCCTGCAGGGTTCTTCGCTTCTCAACATGAAGAATCCGGAGGCCCCCCGGGTCCCGATCATCCAGCACGCCGACGTCCGGCGGATGCTCCTGTGGATGAAGGCGCATGTCGACGGGATGCGTGCCTTGCTGTACTACACGGCCTATTGCCTGGACCGCGAGGAGGGCATGGAGTCGGAAGCGGACCGCGAGAAGTACAGGGGAATCATGGAAGTCCTGACGCCGCTCTGCAAGGCCTACTGTTCGGACATCGCCTTCCGGGTGACGGAGCTCGCTATCCAGACCTACGGCGGGTACGGCTATTGCGCCGAGTATCCCGTGGAGCAGATCATGCGGGACATCAAGATCGCCTCGATTTACGAGGGAACGAACGGCATCCAGGCGCTGGACCTGGTGGGCCGGAAACTGGGCCAGAAGAAGGGCCTCTATTTCATGAGCCTGCTCGGCGAGATGAACGCGACCGTGGCGAAGTACCAGGCGAATGAAACCCTGAAGCCGCTGGCCGCCGACGTGCAGCAGGCGGTGAACACCCTGGCGGAGATGGCGATGTATTTCGCCGGCAGCGTCAAGTCCGGCAAGTTCATGGTTCCCATCAGCAACGCGTACCCCTTCATGATGATGATGGGCAAGATCGTGATGGCCTGGCTCCTCCTGTGGGAAGCCGGCGTGGCCGAGGAAAAGCTGGAGTCCATCTGCGCTGCGAAGAAGGTCGACGGCAAAGACAAGGCGAAACTCGCAGCCCTCGCCGGGAGCGACTCCGAGGCGGCTTTCTACATCGGCAAGGTCGAAGAGGCAAAATACTTCATCAACCATGTCCTGCCGGAAGTGGATGCTGCCGTAAAGGCGATCAAGAGTGAAGATCTCTCCATGATCGAGATCCCGGAGGAGAGTTTTGCGGGTTAG